In Pleurodeles waltl isolate 20211129_DDA chromosome 5, aPleWal1.hap1.20221129, whole genome shotgun sequence, one genomic interval encodes:
- the LOC138295206 gene encoding S-antigen protein-like, protein MEKACTRHTWLEGDQGDRGPEGDQGDRGPEGDQGSGDRGPEGEQGSGDRGPEGEQGSGDRGPEGEQGSGDRGPEGEQGSGDRGPEGEQGSGDRGPEGEQGSGDRGPEGEQGSGDRGPEGEQGSGDRGPEGEQGSGDRGPEGEQGSGDRGPEGEQGSGDRGPEGEQGSGDRGPEGEQGSGDRGPEGEQGSGDRGPEGEQGSGDRGPEGEQGSGDRGPEGEQGSGDRGPEGEQGSGDRGPEGEKGSGDRGPEGEKGSGDRGPEGEKGSGDRGPEGEKGSGDRGPEGEKGSGDRGPEGEKGSGDRGPEGEKGSGDRGPEGEKGSGDRTGGGGWMAEGRDQKTVTGWRWRRDQEAETGGGGGA, encoded by the exons ATGGAGAAGGCTTGCACCCGCCACACGTG GCTGGAGGGGGACCAGGGCGACAGGGGGCCCGAGGGGGACCAGGGCGACAGGGGGCCCGAGGGGGACCAGGGCTCAGGAGACAGGGGGCCCGAGGGGGAGCAGGGCTCAGGAGACAGGGGGCCCGAGGGGGAGCAGGGCTCAGGAGACAGGGGGCCCGAGGGGGAGCAGGGCTCAGGAGACAGGGGGCCCGAGGGGGAGCAGGGCTCAGGAGACAGGGGGCCCGAGGGGGAGCAGGGCTCAGGAGACAGGGGGCCCGAGGGGGAGCAGGGCTCAGGAGACAGGGGGCCCGAGGGGGAGCAGGGCTCAGGAGACAGGGGGCCCGAGGGGGAGCAGGGCTCAGGAGACAGGGGGCCCGAGGGGGAGCAGGGCTCAGGAGACAGGGGGCCCGAGGGGGAGCAGGGCTCAGGAGACAGGGGGCCCGAGGGGGAGCAGGGCTCAGGAGACAGGGGGCCCGAGGGGGAGCAGGGCTCAGGAGACAGGGGGCCCGAGGGGGAGCAGGGCTCAGGAGACAGGGGGCCCGAGGGGGAGCAGGGCTCAGGAGACAGGGGGCCCGAGGGGGAGCAGGGCTCAGGAGACAGGGGGCCCGAGGGGGAGCAGGGCTCAGGAGACAGGGGGCCCGAGGGGGAGCAGGGCTCAGGAGACAGGGGGCCCGAGGGGGAGCAGGGCTCAGGAGACAGGGGGCCCGAGGGGGAGAAGGGCTCAGGAGACAGGGGGCCCGAGGGGGAGAAGGGCTCAGGAGACAGGGGGCCCGAGGGGGAGAAGGGCTCAGGAGACAGGGGGCCCGAGGGGGAGAAGGGCTCAGGAGACAGGGGGCCCGAGGGGGAGAAGGGCTCAGGAGACAGGGGGCCCGAGGGGGAGAAGGGCTCAGGAGACAGGGGGCCCGAGGGGGAGAAGGGCTCAGGAGACAGGGGGCCCGAGGGGGAGAAGGGCTCAGGAGACAGgactggagggggaggctggatggCGGAGGGGAGGGATCAGAAGACTGTGACTGGCTGGAGGTGGAGAAGGGATCaggaggcggagactggagggggaggTGGTGCCTAG